The sequence AGCCTTTGAGAGTACGGCGAAGAAATACAACATAGATTTTTCGCTGAAAAAGGTTAAGGGCGAGCAGACCCGCTACCTTGTGTTTTTCAAAGGCCGGGACGCAGACGTTATGACCGCAGCGTTTCAAGAGTTTTCCGCAAAGAAGCTGAACAGGGAGAAAAAGCCCTCTATCCGCAAAGCCCTTGCCGCTGCAAAGGACAAGGCAAAGCAGCTTAACGCCGCCCGCGACAAGGTAAAGAAAATGGACAGGGGGCGCGAGATATGAAGCAGATTAACTACAAAAAGCTAATACTTCCGAATATCCCCTATGTGTTCTTTGTCTATCTCTTTGATAAAGTCGGACAGGCGGTGCGGCTTGCCCCCGGCGCGGATATTTCCGCAAAGATACTGAATATCACGCAGGGATTTTCCGCAGCCTTTGAAAGTGCCTTGCCGAGCATTTACCCGCTGGATTTGCTTGTCGGCATTGTCGGCGCGGTGATTATCCGCTTGATTGTCTATGTCAAAGGGAAAAACGCGAAGAAATACCGCAAGGGCGCGGAGTACGGCTCTGCCCGATGGGGAAACGCCGAAGATATTAAGCCCTACATAGACCCGGAGTTTCAAAACAACATCATTTTGACACAGACGGAACGCCTTACCATGAACAGCCGCCCGAAGCAGCCGAAGTACGCAAGAAATAAGAACGTCGTCGTGATCGGCGGCAGCGGCAGCGGAAAAACAAGGTTTTTCGTCAAGCCGAATTTAATGCAGCTTCATTCCTCTTACGTCTTGACAGACCCGAAAGGTACGGTTTTGATTGAGTGCGGGAAGCTGCTGCAACGGGCGGGCTACCGCATTAAGGTACTGAATACGATTAACTTCAAAAAATCTATGCACTACAACCCCTTTGTGTATATCCGCAGCGAGAAAGATATTTTGAAGCTGGTAAACACGTTGATAGCGAATACCAAAGGCGAGGGAGAAAAAAGTGCGGAGGATTTTTGGGTAAAAGCGGAAAGGTTATTGTATTGCGCATTGGTTGGCTACATCTGGTATGAAG comes from Christensenellaceae bacterium and encodes:
- a CDS encoding transposase — its product is MQEEVTQKTIALYVKVGKGAARLTEQALQKAIQKFLEQKSKPAHGKQTMRQLMKQNAGVSNIEITDSNIKAFESTAKKYNIDFSLKKVKGEQTRYLVFFKGRDADVMTAAFQEFSAKKLNREKKPSIRKALAAAKDKAKQLNAARDKVKKMDRGREI